GCTCGCGCTTGGCCTTGGCGAGGATCTCCAGGCCGCCGACGCCGTCCATGATCAGGTCGCTGATAATGATGTCGAAGCTCTGCTCCTCGATCAGCCGCAGCCCCTCGCGGCCGCTGGTGGCCACGACGCACTCGTAGCCGACGCGCGCCAGGCTCTCGGCCACGGCCTCGGCGTGGGGCTCGTCGTCGTCGACCACCAGGACGCGGATCTGCTGGTCCATCGTTCCTACTCGACTCTCCGAGGGGGGCGGGGCTAGGAGGCCGCGGGCTGGGAACGATCGGCCCGCCGCGACGTGGGCGTGGGCGCCGGCAGGCGGATCGAGAATCGGGAGCCCTTCTCGGGCACGCTCTGGACCTCGATCGAGCCGCCGTGGGCCTCGACGATGTTCCGCGTGGTGGGGAGGCCGAGGCCGGTCCCCCCCTTGCGCGTGGAGTAGAAGGGGTCGAAGATCCTGGACCGGACGTCCTCGGCCATGCCGCAGCCGGTGTCGATCACGTCGAGCACCACGAAAGGCCCGTCGCGACGGGTGGTCAGGATCAGCTCGCCCCCCTCGGGCATGGCGTGCTCGGCGTTGAGCATCAGGTTGAGCACGGCCTGCTTGAACGCGTCGGCGTCGATCGCCACCCCGGGCAGGTCGGGGGCGAAGTGGGTCCGGACGACCACGCCCCGGGTCGACGCCTGGGGCTCGTAGAAGTCGCACATCTCCTCGACGACCGCGTTGAAGTCGGTCGGGGCCGGCTTCAGGTCCTGGAGCCGGGCGAACCGCAGGAAATTCTCCAGGATGTCCTGCAGCCGCTTGGTCTCGTGCTTGAGACGGCCGATGCGGGCCCCCGCGCGGCGCTCCCGCGGAGTCTCGGCGTCCTGGAAGTCCTCGGCGAGCAGGTCGAGGTTGAGCGAGAGCGTCGACAGCGGGTTGCGGATCTCGTGGGCCAGGCCGCCGGCCAGTTGCGCGATCTGGGCGTTCTGCTCGCGGAGGCGGCGGGCGAGGTCGAGGTCGGCCGGTGTCGGGTCGAGGTCGGGAGGAAGGTCCGCGGCGGGGAGGGGCCGAGCGGCCGCCTCGGCGGCGTGCGACGGGCCGAGGGCTGTTCCGGCGAGTGGTTGGGCCATGGTCTCGATGCGTCGGTTCCGGGGCGAAGGGACGATCCAGGGCCGCGCGGGGAGCTTCCTGGAGACGCCCCGGCGGCGAGGCCCGGGCGTCTCCAGGAATTCGTAGCGTTGCAGCGGGCTCAGCGCGGGCCGCGAGGACCGCGGTCGCCGCCACCGCCGCCGTAGCCGCGACCACCGCCGCCGCCAGGGCCGCCGCCTTCAGGACGACGCGGCGGCGGGCCGCCGGGGCCGCCGCCGTTGCCGGGGGGGCGATCCGAGGCGCCCGCGGGTCGGGGCCGGTTCGCGAACTCGTCGGGAAGCCCGCGCTCGGCGAGGGCCGCCTTGCGCGAGAGCTTGACGCGGTCCTGGTCGTCGACGGCGATCACCTTGACGAGCATGGTGTCGCCGACGCGGCAGATGTCGGTGACGTTGGTGACGTAGCCGCCCGACAGCTCGGTGACGTGGACCAGGCCGTCTTTGCCGGGCAGGATCTCGACGAACGCGCCGAACTCCTTGATGGAGGAGACGCGGCCTTCGTAGATCCGGCCGACCTGCACGCCCTCGGTCATGGCGAGGATCTTGTCGCGGGCGGCCTCGGCGCCGGCGGCCTCGATGCTCGCCAGGGTCACGACGCCGCTGTCGTCGATGTCGATCTTGGCGCCCGTCTCGTCCTGCAGGCGGCGGATCGTCTTGCCGCCGGGGCCGATCAGGAGGCCGATCTTGTCGGGGTTGATCTGGATCTGGATCAGCCGCGGCGCGTTCGAGGAGATCTCCTCGCGGGGCCGCTTGATCGAGCGGAGCATCGCCCGGAGGATCTCCAGCCGGGCCTCGTGGGCCTGGTCGAGGGTCTCGCGGATGATCTCCTCGGTGATCCCCTGGTTCTTGAGATCGAGCTGGATGCCCGTCACGCCGCGCTGGGTGCCGGCGACCTTGAAGTCCATGTCGCCGTAGTGGTCCTCGTCGCCGATGATGTCGGTCAGGAGGACGTGGCGGCCGGTGGCGTCGTCCTGGACGAGGCCGATGGAGATGCCGCCGACCGGGTCGCTGATCGGGACGCCGGCGTCCATCAGGCTGAGGGTGGCGCCGCACACCGAGGCCATCGAGCTAGAGCCGTTGGATTCGAGGATGTCCGACACGCAGCGGATCGTGTACGGGAAGTTCGCGGGCGTGGG
The DNA window shown above is from Paludisphaera mucosa and carries:
- a CDS encoding two-component system sensor histidine kinase NtrB → MAQPLAGTALGPSHAAEAAARPLPAADLPPDLDPTPADLDLARRLREQNAQIAQLAGGLAHEIRNPLSTLSLNLDLLAEDFQDAETPRERRAGARIGRLKHETKRLQDILENFLRFARLQDLKPAPTDFNAVVEEMCDFYEPQASTRGVVVRTHFAPDLPGVAIDADAFKQAVLNLMLNAEHAMPEGGELILTTRRDGPFVVLDVIDTGCGMAEDVRSRIFDPFYSTRKGGTGLGLPTTRNIVEAHGGSIEVQSVPEKGSRFSIRLPAPTPTSRRADRSQPAAS